The DNA segment TGTCATCGTCATCAACTCAACATCCTTCAGACCCTGCCGATCAACGAGGTCAGCGACGACAACAGCCCTTACAACGCCCTGAGCTCGCTCGCGCTCGAGCCCGCCACGATTGCTGTTTCCCCGCGCCACATCCCGGACCTGGCGCCGGGCGTTTTCGCGAAGCTGGCGCCGCCTGAGTTGCTGGCTGAGTTGCGCAACGGGCCGGTGAATTATCCCGGCGTGAAGAAGCTCAAGCGCAAGCTGCTCGAAGCGGCGTTTGAGAGCTTCGCGGCGCATCACCTCAACCGGGACAGCGAGCGATCCCGGCAGTTCGACTCGTTCCAGAAGGAGAACGCCGCCTGGCTGTCCGATTACGCCCTGTTCCGCTTGCTGATGGAGGAGAACGGCGGCTTCCCCACCTGGGACCGCTGGACGGTCAAGCACCGGTCGCCGCAGGCCGCTCGCGCCTGGCTTGAATCACTGCCGGAGAAGCGCCGCGCCGAGCTGACCCGGAAGCAGCTTTTCTTCATGTATGTCCAATGGCTCGCCTTCGACCAATGGCAAGCCCTGAAGGCCTATGGCACCACTCGGCACGTTTATCTGATGGGCGACATCCCTTTCGGCGTGGGCCGATTCAGCGCGGACGTCTGGGCCAACCGCGACATTTTCGACCTGGACTGGAGCGGCGGGGCGCCGCCCGAGAAGGTGTTCAAGGTGGACGCCTTCACCGAGAAATGGGGGCAGAACTGGGGCGTCCCCAATTATCGCTGGGAGGAATTGCGCCGGCGCGACTTTGATTGGTGGCGCACCCGCGTCGGCAACATCCAGAAGGTTTTCCACCTCTACCGCATTGATCATGTGCTGGGCTTTTTCCGCATTTACTCGTTTCCGTGGACGCCGGACCGCAACGCCGAGTTCCTGCCGCTGACCGAGGCTGAAGCCGCCGTCAAGACCGGCGGGCGCCTGCCTGGGTTCAAGCAATTCCCCGACGACACCCCGGAGCACCAGGCGGCCAACCAGGCCCAGGGGGAGGAAATCCTGCGCGTGGTGCTGGAGGGCTCCGGGGAGACCACCGTCGTGGCGGAGGACCTGGGGGTCGTGCCGGAATACGTGCCGCCCACTCTCCTCAAGCTCGGCATCCCTGGGTTCCGGATCCCGATGCTCTTCCGGGAGCACGACGGCCGTTACCTGGACCCGGGGACCTATCCGCGCCTCTCGCTGGCCCAGCCCACCACGCACGACCATCCGCCGCTGGCGGCGGCGTGGGCCGAGTGCTGGCGCAACATTGATGCGGGCAAGGAGGTGGCCATCCAGCGGCGCGAGCTGCGCCAGATGCTGGAGTTCGCCGGCCTGAAGGGCGTCGAGCCCGCGCGCGAATTTACCGACCAGCTTCACGAAGCCTTCACCCGGCGCGTCCTGCAATCGCCCTCCTGGCTGGCCGTGTTTCAGATCACCGACGTGTTCGGCATGACTGCCCGTTTCAACACCCCCGGTTCAGTGTCGCCCACCAACTGGACGCACCGCCTCCCGTTCAGCGTTCAGGAATTGGACGAGGACCCGTTCCTGTTGCAGCAAGCGGAGATGTTTTCCCGGCTCGCCAAGGAGAGCGGGCGGGTGAGCTGACCGGTTGGCCGGTTTCGGACGGGGGCGGAGCTTACCGCCGGCGTCCGCCCATGATGCCGCCGAGCACCCCGCGCATGATCTGGCGGGTGAGGCCGCCGACCACGGCCGTGGTGACGGTGCGCGTGGCGCTCTTGGCGATCATGGTTGCGAAGGTGTCCGGCTGGCGTCCCGCCGGGCGCTTGGGCACGGTCGGCAACGCCGGCGGAGCGGCCGGCGCGGGTTTGCCGCCGCGGGCTCCGAAGATGGAGCCGAAGAAGCCGGGCTTCTCTACTTGCACCGGTGGCGCCTGGGTTTGCCCGGCGCTGGCCCCGACGGCCCCGGTCAACCGCTCGTAGGCCGACTCACGGTCAATGGCTTTCTCATAGAAATCCGCCACAATCGAGTTGGCCATGAGCGCCTTGCGCTGCTCGGGCCGGATGGGTCCGATTTGGCTGCGCGGCGGCATGACGAAGGCGCGTTCGACAACCGTAGGCTGGCCGCGTTCGTCGAGCAGCGAGACCAGCGCCTCGCCCACCGCCAGTTCCCCGAGCACGGATTCGGTGTCGAGCTGGGGATTGGGGCGGAAGGTTTCGGCGGCGGCCTTGACGCGTTTTTGGTCGGCCGGGGTGAACGCGCGCAAGGCATGTTGCACCCGGTTGCCGAGCTGGCCCAGGACGCTGTCGGGCACATCGCGCGGGTTCTGGGTCACAAAGTAAACACCCACGCCCTTGGAGCGGATGAGCCGCACGACCTGCTCGATCTTCTCGAGCAGCACGGAGGGCAGGTCCGCGAAGAGCAAATGGGCCTCGTCAAAGAAGAACACGAGCTTGGGCTGCGGCAGATCGCCAACCTCCGGCAGGTTCTCGAACAGCTCGGAGAGCATCCACAGCAGCAGGGTGGCATAGACCTTCGGCGAGGTCATGAGCTTGTCGGCGGCCAGAATGTTGATCATGCCGCGGCCGGCGGCGTCGGTCTGGATGAGGTCGTTCAGGTTCAGCGCCGGTTCGCCGAAGAACATGTCCCCGCCTTGCGCTTCGACGGCGAGGAGGTTGCGCTGGATGGCTCCGATGCTCGCGGCGGAGATGTTGCCGTATTGGGTGGTGAAGGCGGGAGCATTCTGGCCCACGTGATTGAGCATGGCGCGCAGGTCTTTCAGGTCGAGCAGGAGCAGCCCGTGTTCGTCGGCAATGCGGAAGACCAGGCTCAAGACGCCCGCCTGGGTTTCGTTGAGCACGAGCAGGCGCGACAGCAGTAGCGGGCCCATCTCGGAAATGGTCGAGCGCACGGGATGGCCGCTTTGGCCGAAGACGTCCCAGAACGTGACCGGAAAGGCGGCGGGGGCGTAGGTGTCGAAGTGCAACTGCTTCACGCGCTCCAGCACCTTGGGCGACTGGCCGCCCGGCTGGCTCAGGCCGGCGAGATCGCCTTTCACGTCGGCGAGGAACACCGGCACGCCCTGGGCGCTGAATCCCTCGGCGAGCCCCTGCAAGGTGACGGTCTTGCCCGTGCCGGTGGCGCCGGCGATGAGGCCGTGGCGGTTGGCCATCTGCGGCAACAGAAACAGGTCCGTGCGCGAATTGCGCGCGACGAGGATAGGTTGGGACGTGCTCATATTCGGATGTGGTTTGGAGTCATTTCTTCGGCCTAATGAACCCTCGCCCGGCATGGTTTGCAAGCCGGGATTGCAGCCGTGCCCGGCCTGGCGGCGGCCGGCGGTTCTGGGCGGCACATAGTGCGCCGCTGCAATCCAAGGTGTGCCGGAATGACACGACGCTCAGATGCTGAAACTCGAAGTGTGCCACTTTGGCACGTTTTAAGTCAGCACCGCCGCCCAATCGCTGCCGCCGTGGGGATCTACTTGGGTTTTGCAGGGCTGGTGGATCCCGAGAGCGCGAATTGGGGCGAAAACTGGCGTAAGTTCTTTAATCGCAGTGAGTTACCACAATCGGAGGGGCTCTGGGGGGCAATTACGCGTAAGTAACGTGGGCGTAATGGGTTACCCAGGTGAACCTACGGTGTGGATACGGTGTGCATACGGTGAGGATACGGTGTGTCTCCCTGGTGGGCCGGGGCCCGGGGCAGAAGGCGAAGCGCCAAGCCGCTTTTTCATGAACGGCTACGCTCGTGTTGCGTTGCGGGCCCTGCGCTGTGCCACCCCCCGGTCCAGGCTGTCGTCGGCTTAGTGCCCCGAGCAGCCGTAGGATTGCCCGGTCTCGATGGCAGGCGGCAGCGGCTTCAGCTTGGTGAGCTTGACGCGGAAGTCCTCCGGGCCGCGCTCCAGGTAGTCCCAGGTGAATGCCTCGGGAAACTCGGCCTCGAACTGGTAGCGCAGCGGCACGGGGTCGTGGTCGTTGAGCAGGATGAAGTGATCGCCCACGGGCAATTCACGCCAGGTCTTGAGGATAAGCCCGTGCTTGATCGAGCAGGGGATGGGACGCACGTCCATGACTTTGTCCGCGCCGATGAGGGGTGCTGTTGGTGTGTTCATTTGAATTATTGATGATGGGTGATAGGTGATGGGGGATTGAGTTCGAGGTGGTTAGCCGTTCATGCCCACGCATTCGCGGGCGTAATCGCTCATCATGGAGGGATGCCACGGCGGATCCCAGACGATCTCGACTTCCGCCTCCTCGACCGCTTCGAGGTTGCGCAAGGCGTTCTTCACGCCCCAGGCGATGCTCTCGTGCATCGGGCAACCCCGCGTAGTGAGCGTCATTTGGACGGTGACCCTGGCGCCCTCGATGCAGGTGCCGTAAACCAGGCCCAGGTCCACGATGTTGCAGCCGATTTCCGGGTCAACGACCTGGCGGAGGGTTTGGAGGATCAAGGCTTCGTTCAGTTCCGGTGCGCTCATAGACTGGCGGCTGCCGCCCGCCGCAGGGTAAGGGGTTGGATTTGAGGGCGGATAAGGTGGCTGAGGATTTTGATGACGTTCAACGCAAGCGTTCCGAGGCCCAGCCCGAGCAGCAGGAGACCGCCTCTCACTGCCGCCGCGTTTCCCAGCACGATGGCGATGCTGGTGCCAGCCAGGCTCGCCACATACAACCAGTAGCCCGCGACCTGCAGGGCGGGCGAATAGAGATCGGCCAGCGAGGGAACTTTGCACAAGCCGATTTGCCGGCTGTAGCTGCCATACCAGACCAGGAATGGGAGGATTTTGTAGAACATGCCGATGATGGCGAAGGAAACCACGCCCATGAGCGCGAGGAATCCATATACATTCTCAAGCTGGCCGGTCAGGGCTGTGAGCGGCAATCCCGGCCACGACAGCCCGAGCGCGAGGATTGCCAGCGGCCCGAGCAGGCTCAGGGCGGTCAGAAAATAGCGCATGCCCCAGTCCAGCGTGGCGCGCTTGCGCGCGCGGAGAATGGCCAGCAACTCGATGCCGAAGCACGCCAGGCCGGCCACGACCACCAGGGCAAAGGCCATCTTGAGGGGGTGGCGAAGCAGGACGGCAACGAAAGAACCGAGCAGGCCCACGTTGAGCAGGAGCACGGAGGCTCCAGCCCGGCGGGGGCTCTGGATCTCACTCAGCGTGAACATTGGCACGAGCTTGTAGGAGATGCCCACGATGAGCATCACGAACACGCCCAACGCGCCCAGGTGCGCGTGCGCATGCATGGCGCTGATCTGATCGAAGCGCGCGACCAAGGCGGCCACGGCTTTCAGTCCGACCAGGAGCGTCCCAAACGGGTTGCCGGGCGCCAGCGCCGCGGCGGAGTCGTAGCTGCACTTGCCCACGGCGATGGTCAGCCCCGCACATACCGCCAGCGACAGCCAGCCCAGCGCGGACGCGATGGCGGCGGCAACGACATTCCAGCGCGGCACGCGGAGCAGGGTCCGCGCGATGTTGTAAACGAAGAGGCCCACGCCCACGGTCAGCACACAGCCAAAATGCCCGACCTGTTTCATGTTCCAGGCCCAGAACATCCAGACCATGCCGGCGAACCCGACCAGGTGCAGGGCGAATTGCCAGGCGGCGAGCCTCTCGCTGTGGAGCCTGGTCTCCAGCGCGACCGGCACGAGCTGGTACATGGCGCCCATAACGACGGTGCAAATCCAGCCCAGCACGAACAGGTGCGTGACGGCAATTACGTACTGGTTGTAGTGGTAAGTCGCCAGCATCTCCGGCCGCAACACGAGCAGGACCACCCCGGTGAACAGGGCCAGCAACCCGGCCGCCAGGAAGCGCAAGGGAAGGGCGATGGATGGCGCGTTGAGGCTGGAGACGGAAGTCGTGCCCGGCGAGGACACAGCGCGCGGGATCATGGTCTTAACGGCGTCGGACATGGGTGATGAAACTTCCATCGGCCTGTTCTTCCGTCTCGCCCACAAAGCCGCGTTCCTCCAGGTGAGCGTAAAGGTGCATCGGCCGCCGGTCTGTGCGCGCACGCAGCGCGGCGCCCTCGGGTAACGACGCCAGCGCCTCCAGAATTGTAACCAGCGGTTGGGGCGGCTCCAGCCCGCGGGCGTCAACTTCGACGACGGGCGGGCCCGTGCAGGAACGGGGATGCGAGCGTGCGGTACCGGGGTTTGGCTTGGCGGGCCCACTGCCACCGCGCGTGAATAGCACTTCACAGTCGCCACCGGGTGTGGCTTTGGACTGATGGGAAAATCCCTGCCGGGCCAGGACCGCATACAAGGGCACGGGTTCGAACGGCGCAACCAACATGAACTGCTCGTTGCCTTTGAGGCCAGCGACCGCCCGCATAATCCTCTCAAATGGCTCCCGGCCACTGCGGATGTCTTCCCGGACATCCAGGGTGACGATGCGTTGGTTCATCGGTGATTGGCCGGCGCTGGATTGCTTCAGGCCGGCTTGAAGAGTGTCAGCAGCATCGAAAACTGTTTGGTCGCTTTGACCGCGTGTGGCACGTTCGGCGGCATGTGCAGGAAGTCGCCGGGCTTGAGTTGGTGCGGCTTGCCGGCCAGCGAGAACTCGCATTCGCCGGATAACACCTGGATCAAGGCTTGCTGGGTGGAGGTATGTTCGGTCAGTTCCTGGCCCTCAGCGAATCCAAACAGCACGACCCGCACGGTGGGCGTCCGCAGCAGGGTGCGGCTGACAATGCCGTTGGGGGCAAACTGTGTTTCCTGCACCAGCGAAATGATCTTTTCGCTCTTGGCATCCAATAATGGTTGCTCACTCATGCCGGCAACCTAAGCCAGCTCAGGAAGCCGTGTTTTGATTCAAATCAAAGAAAGCAGGATTTCGGCGGGGGACTGGTTTTGGCGGGTGTTGCCGGGCGGAGACTCATTGCCACAGCCGCAGGGAACAGAGCCTCCATGCACCGACTGCTGCGCGGTCGCTGGCTTCGCAGCCAGCGCGGTGTTGCTTCGGATCACCTTTCCAACCGCGCGGAGGCCGGGTTTACTGGAACCAATGACTCTGCGCCAATCACCGCGTTTCAACTGCCAACAACTGGCGATACTCTTCGTATTCAGCGCATCGGCGGCGCCGAGGTAACACCGAGCCGCAGCGGCGGGAGAAACCGGGTTGCCAGCTTCTCGGTCAGATTGAAGATGACAAAGCCATCGGCGCCGAGTTCGCGCGACAATTGGATTTGCGCGGCAAGTTGCTCCGGGCCGGAAAGTTCGTGGGCGCCGATGCCCGCGTAGCAGGGGATCTTGTGGCTGACCGCCGCGACCTGTTCGCGGACCCACCTGGAGAAAGCGACATCCTCGCCCTCGTAGTTCATCGGACAGACAAAGTCCAGGTAACCGGCGTCAACCCAGGCTTTTGCGTCCTGTCCCACCACTCTGCGGGCGCTTTCCCAGTTGCCAAAGACCGCCGCGGAGACCTTTATCCCCGGCTTCAGCTGGTGGGCCTCCTGGCTCACCGCGCGCACCAGCCGTGTGACTTGTTCGCGCCGCCAGTCCCCAAACGGCTGGGCAGACTTTCCGGCCAGCACGTCTTCGGGCCACCTCTCGACCTTGCTGCCCGCAGCTTGCTCGAAACGCTCGCGGCAACCCTCGCAATAGCAGGCATCGGCATTCGGGTAGCGGATGTAATCGAAGTGGATGCCGTCCACGTCGTACTGGCGTGCAAGCTCGAGCATGGAATCGCGCTCCAGGGCGAAGTTCTCCGGGTGTGAAGGACAAAGCCATGTAACCTCTCCGCCTTTTCGGTCCTTTTGTGTGCGGCCGGCAGCGCGCAGCTTCGCGACGAATTCGGATGGGGCACGCAGCAGGTTGTGGTTGACCTTCCAGACATGCATCTCAACGCCGTACTTGCGGCAGGCTTTGAGGCATTCGGCCACTTGATCGCCCTCCTCGGCGACCTTCGGGCTCACCGGGAGAACTTTGCTGGGATAATAAGCCACACCGGCCCACACAAGGTTCGGGATGATGGCGTTGAATCCGTTGGTCTTGAGCACGGCGATCGTCCTGTCCCAGCCCCAGCCCTCGATCCCAAAGGCCGAGTGGATCCAGGTGGCACGAAACTCCCCCGGCTTGGACGTTTGTGCGCGGAAGAAGGCCTCCTGCTCAGCCGGGCTCCTGGCTGGAGCAGCACTTGCTTTCACCAGCCGCACACCGGCGGCCTCACCCCAATTCAGCCTGAGGGCGCCGTCATTCTCGCGTTTGCGCAGCCTGGTCTCGCGCCAGACCGAACCGTCCTCACGCAATAGCAGTGCTTTCCATGAGCCTTCGGGGAGCCGCAAGCACACCGGCTCCGACGCCGGGCCGTCCTTCCGGATTTCGATGGCCTCGCGGGTGGCCCGCAGGCGCAAGACCAGGTTCTGGAAGCGAACCCGATCCACCGCGAGCTCCGGCCAGTCCGCGGGCAGCCGCGGGTCGAGCTTGAAGCCGTCGGCTCGCGGGGCGAAACCGAGAAAGCCGTTCAGCATGATCTGCGGGACCATTGCGCTTTCGAAGAACTCCATGTCCAGCCCGAGGCCGCCCGCCGTGCCGCCGCCTTGCAGTGAGCCTTCGCGCGACCCGTTGTAATACTTCCGATAGCCGCCGGCGGCCTGCACCTCGTCGAACCACGGCACGATTTCGCGCAGTCGCTGCCACGCGTTGTCCGGTCCGAGAACCCTGAGCCGCGCCATCAAGTCGTGGTAGGCGAATCCGAACACCGCGCCTCCATCCTGCACCTGGCCGCCCCACGGGATGCTCTCCGGACTGCTCCAGGCCCAGAAATACCAGTCCACGTTGCGCCTGGTTGTGGCGCGCGGCCCGAAACGCCAGTGGTAGATGTCTGTGCCTTGCGAGGTGTCGCCCGCCACCACGCGGTCACCGTTAATCCAGCTCAGGATGGCGCTCGCATGCCGCGGCATGGCGAAGTCGTAGTAGATTGCCTCCAGGTTGAGAAACGTGAACCCGTAATCGTGCGTCTTGCCATCGGCATCCACACACGCATTGAAGCGTTGGGTCTCGGGGTTCCAGAACACGCGGTTGCCTTCGGTTTTCACCTCCGCCGCATGGCGCTCCAGCATTGCCGGGTCCAAACTCAACACGCCGCCGGGTATCTGCCATTCCGGGTGCGCCTCGATCTCGCGCTCGATGACCGCCATCACGCGGACCGCGTCGTAATATTGGATTGTCGCGTAGGTATCCAGCCCGCCGAACGGCAAGAGGTCCCAATAGTTGTTGCCAATGCCCTGACCGGTGTGAATGGTCTTGGCGCCGTCCGCGCCTCGCTCCAGACCGCTGCGGCCATCATGCCCCACCCAGTCGGTGTAAACGGCCTTGCGCTCCAGCGCGTGGTGCTCGGTCATGACGTGCCGCAAGGCAGTGCGCATGCGATTGATCTGCGCGCGCAGGAATTCCAAGTCGCGCGTCCACCAGAAGTATTTCGCGCAGCCGCGCACGAAGTTCTGACTGTTGATGTTGTGCCGGGTGTCGTATTGCGAGAAGAACGCCTGTATCGTGACGCTGCACGGCGCGGTGTTGCCCAGGCCGATGCGCAGTTGGGCGACTTCACCGGTCCACTGCGGGTGGCGATACATCGGGATCATCGTGCAGCTGATGCGGTCGCCTTTCACCGCCTCAAAGTACATCCGCCGGCCAAGACTGAAGTTGGTCGCCGAGGGGGTGGTCCATTCGACAAATGGCCGCACCGCGCCCCGGCCGTCGGTTTGCCAGCGGAGTTGGAGGAAAGGAACCTCGAACGTGTGACACTTCCACGGCGGCGCGGTCACCACCGCGGCGGCGTTGGTCGCCTCCAGGCGCCAACCATCGTCGTGCACGCCGGCGTCGCGCAGTCCGGTTAGCTTCCAGCCAGCGGGCTTGCTGAGGTCGTTTGGCCGCCAGCCCGGTCCTATGGTGTCCTTGAACGAGAAATGCCAACCGCAGCCGCGCCGGCCCTGGTTCCAGAAGGGAAATGGCCAGCCGAGCTGGTGGGCAATGCTGGCGTGCTGGTGCGTCGCCACGTAACCTTCCGGATCCACAATCCGCGCGCCGAGCGTCTCGGACCACGCCTGGCGCATGGCGTCAGCCTTGTTCTCCGTCGAAACAGCGGGCCACAGCGAGGCATCCGGGAGCCACTCATCCCAAAGCGTGGCCTTGGGACCCGCCCCCGGGTAATGCAGCCAGAACAGGTCGCGCAAGGAGGCCATCTCCTTCTCGTGGCCGGGCACCTGGAAGCGAGGGAAGTCATCCGGTGGAGCGGATTGGGCTGCCAAGCCTGACAGCAGCAGCATTATACAGGTTAGAATCACTGGTTGTTTGCGCCGGCTCATGATATGTAGCGGGCCTTAATACTCGAAGCCCGGACGCCGCGCACGGCAAAAATGTTCTCGCTGATCCTGATTGTCAAAACCGGCGTGGCTGCTACACTCTCGTTGACCGTGTGTATTTGGGCGCACCCTGTTTGGTGCGCCTTTTTTGGATCAACCACCTGCGAGGACATCGCATGGGCCGTTCCTATTGGTTTGAGTGCTTCAAGTGCGGTTACCGGGCCAGAGTCTCCGGGCGCGCCGACCGGGGCGTGAGCCTTTCCGTCCAGACCATCCTTTGCCGCGAGTGCCGGGAACTCTATGACGCCGTCACGCGGTTGAAGGTTCCGGCTGAAACCGCCGGCTGGGGGAACTTCGGCCGGTTGTCGAAGGCCAGGCTGCCAGGAGTGCGCCCGACACTCAGAACCCCACCGACCTTCCAAGCGGCTTTGAACCGGCTGCTCCCGGCCGAAGCGAAGCACTACCAATGGCTCAATTTCAAACCGCAGTGTCCCGTTTCGGCGGTTCACCGGGTTCGAGGCTGGAACGATCCGGACAAATGCCCCAAGTGCGGCAGCTTTCTGGAGAAGAGCGCGCTGCCGTATCGGGTCTGGGATTGAGACACAACCTCGGGAGCGTCGCCCCGGGTGGGGCGGGTGGCCGAAGGCTACTTCCGCGCGTAGTAAACGACCGCCGGCGGGAAATTGAGCAAGACCGGGACGGTGCGCAGGCTCTTAAACCGCGAGCGGATGCGCTTCCGGTCAATCAGCGAGTATTGGAACTGGATGTACCAGCCGCCCTGATTCAGCGCGCTGTTGACGGCGTCAATCAACGCCTGCGCCCGCTCACCACGGAGGTTCCCCAAGGGAATGCCCGAGATCACATATTCCGTTTTGTCCATTCCCCGCCGGTTCATTTCCGACAGGAGGTGGCCGGCGGAATCAGAAATCACTTCGACCCGGCCGTTGATGCCGGCGCGGTCCAGGTTGTCCCGCGTCTTGCGCGCCAGCATGGGGTTGATTTCGCAAGCCACTATGTGCGCTTTGGGGCAGCGGGCGGCCAGGCGGAGGGTCAAGGCGCCATTGCCGGCGCCCAACTCGATGATGCGCCCCGAATAAGCCGGCGACACCGGGGCAATCATCTTGCCGATGAGAAACCTCTGCGAGGGCACAATGGCGCCCGTCTGCCTGAACTTTATCAGGGCGGCGCCCATGAAGTGCAGGTAACTTGCCACTGTGTTATTCATCGAGACTCTGTAATCATCCGGACTAGGTTGGGGCATGGTCACCGAATGTTACCTCACGCCCAATTGGCCTTTTCTTCTCATTGCCTGCAGCGCCAGGTGTTGGCCAAGACCTGCCGCTCCAATCGCCCACTGGCGTACCAACGGATAAAAGCTAACACGCCTGCCAGGGCGTTTCCAACCACAATTTCACGGGAGACACGCCGGGGGGCGCAGTTTGCCATCGCTTTCACACTGCGGCGGGCAGCAGGCCGGCGTCCGCTACGGCTTCCAGGCAAAGGCCAAACGGTTCGATTCGTTGACCGCCCAGAGGTTCAAGGGCCAGACCGTGTTCCCATACCGGATGTAGCGCGCGCTGCCGTCCACATAGGCGAAGTTGGACCCGCCGGAGTATCTGCCCTTGCGCGTCACCGAATGGCACCCCTGCTCGACCTGATCCAGGTCATTGCCCACGCCCTCGCTCAGGTCCATGAAATAGTGCGTGGATCGGGGCGGGTTTTCGCCGGGCAGATTCTTCTTCTCGCCGAAGAGGAGTGTTTCCGACGGATGGATCACGGCGGTTTCCCTCATGGAACGGGCGGCATCCAACGCATCACTGAAGTAGTCGTTCCACCCGTTGATCAAGTAGCTGCGGTCGGCGCGATCAGCGGGCATCAGCGACGACCGGTCGGTCGGGGGCGGGCCGCGGAGGGCGTCGGTCGTGCAGACCAGCAGATTGGTGGTGCGGTAGTATTCCAGCAACTGCGTGGGCCAGCGCCAGCTATTCGTGCGCGGGGGGAACAGCCCGTCAAAATCGTCGGCATACAGCTTAACCGACAATCCCAATTGCTTGAGGTTGTTGACGCACTTGATGCGGTTGGCGGACTCTTTGGCCCGGGCGAGCGCCGGCAGGAGCATGCTGGCCAGAATGGCGATGATCGCAATGACCACCAGCAGCTCGATCAGCGTAAAGGCTGATGATTTGGCGGGGCGCACTTGCGCCCGCGGGTTTGCCCGGTTGCGGCTGGGGGCGTTCGAAATCCGGCGGTAAATGCCTCGATTCATGCTCTTGCTGCAGTTTGTATCTTAAGATTAGACTGACATTGTGCCTGATGCCGCCGGGGCTGCCGGTCGGCGCGTTGTGGTCGGATCCCGATTCATCCAACGTTCCGCTCGAATATCTTTGGCCGCGTCAGCGTCAACCCATCGCCCATATGACATGGAAACAATGGCTGCTGGTCGCGCTGGCCGTCGTGCTCGGCGGCGTCTCGCTTTATCTTAACCAAGACTGGTTTGCGAGCGAAGATATTCAAATTCATCATCGTTCACGGCCGGCGCGCGCCGGCATTCTGCGCCGCAGCAAGCCTCTGGTCCCGGCAGACACCGACCCGGTTTACTTCGCCTTCGAGCCGAGACTCAAGCTCACGTCTCTCAAAGTCATACCGGTTCATGAAATTGAGACCAACAAGTACCCTCATCCGATCTGGCACCTGGTTTCAGATTCCAACTCAGTTCCGGTATCCGAATGGTCTTACGGGACGACAATCCGGGGCATGCGGCCATCCGTAAAGGGCGCGACCCCCGATCCGCTGCGCCCGGGCGTTAAATACCGCCTCCTTCTCGAGACCAGCAAGACTAAAGTCGAGCACGACTTCACTCCCCAGCCCCGGACGCGGTAGATGCCGGGCCCTCCGGCCCAACCAGCCAGGACGCGCGCCACGCGTCAATGCGCAGACATACAACACTTCCCGTGCCAGTTGCCAGCGCCGCGTGAGGACACGCGGCCTGCAGGGCCAGGGCAGAACATGCTTTACCCGCCGGCGGGGCAGCCTCTACCCTTGCCGGCCAGAATGACGAGCAGCCACTGGCCCCGGGCGGCAATGAATGAGCCGGCCTCCACCATCAACCCCCATGGCTGACCCAGCGATCCCGCCGGCAGCCGCAGCGCCCACGAGTTTTCTGGGCAAGTTCACAATGCTCTTCCGCGCGGTACGCGAGCTATGGATTGTCTTTGCCATCGTCCTGCTGAGCAACCTGGCTTACCGGGTGGTGAATTTCACCTTGCGCCTGTGGCTCTCCTCGGACCTGGGGTTCAACGACGTCCAGGCCGGCATGGTGGTGCTCTTCTGGTCCGCCGGCTTAA comes from the Candidatus Paceibacterota bacterium genome and includes:
- a CDS encoding metal-sulfur cluster assembly factor, which gives rise to MSAPELNEALILQTLRQVVDPEIGCNIVDLGLVYGTCIEGARVTVQMTLTTRGCPMHESIAWGVKNALRNLEAVEEAEVEIVWDPPWHPSMMSDYARECVGMNG
- a CDS encoding DUF2249 domain-containing protein; the encoded protein is MNTPTAPLIGADKVMDVRPIPCSIKHGLILKTWRELPVGDHFILLNDHDPVPLRYQFEAEFPEAFTWDYLERGPEDFRVKLTKLKPLPPAIETGQSYGCSGH
- a CDS encoding 4-alpha-glucanotransferase, translating into MKLSPNQSLAGILEPVFAIRTEDDLGIGDAEGVRQMIDWCHRHQLNILQTLPINEVSDDNSPYNALSSLALEPATIAVSPRHIPDLAPGVFAKLAPPELLAELRNGPVNYPGVKKLKRKLLEAAFESFAAHHLNRDSERSRQFDSFQKENAAWLSDYALFRLLMEENGGFPTWDRWTVKHRSPQAARAWLESLPEKRRAELTRKQLFFMYVQWLAFDQWQALKAYGTTRHVYLMGDIPFGVGRFSADVWANRDIFDLDWSGGAPPEKVFKVDAFTEKWGQNWGVPNYRWEELRRRDFDWWRTRVGNIQKVFHLYRIDHVLGFFRIYSFPWTPDRNAEFLPLTEAEAAVKTGGRLPGFKQFPDDTPEHQAANQAQGEEILRVVLEGSGETTVVAEDLGVVPEYVPPTLLKLGIPGFRIPMLFREHDGRYLDPGTYPRLSLAQPTTHDHPPLAAAWAECWRNIDAGKEVAIQRRELRQMLEFAGLKGVEPAREFTDQLHEAFTRRVLQSPSWLAVFQITDVFGMTARFNTPGSVSPTNWTHRLPFSVQELDEDPFLLQQAEMFSRLAKESGRVS
- a CDS encoding DUF853 family protein, whose product is MSTSQPILVARNSRTDLFLLPQMANRHGLIAGATGTGKTVTLQGLAEGFSAQGVPVFLADVKGDLAGLSQPGGQSPKVLERVKQLHFDTYAPAAFPVTFWDVFGQSGHPVRSTISEMGPLLLSRLLVLNETQAGVLSLVFRIADEHGLLLLDLKDLRAMLNHVGQNAPAFTTQYGNISAASIGAIQRNLLAVEAQGGDMFFGEPALNLNDLIQTDAAGRGMINILAADKLMTSPKVYATLLLWMLSELFENLPEVGDLPQPKLVFFFDEAHLLFADLPSVLLEKIEQVVRLIRSKGVGVYFVTQNPRDVPDSVLGQLGNRVQHALRAFTPADQKRVKAAAETFRPNPQLDTESVLGELAVGEALVSLLDERGQPTVVERAFVMPPRSQIGPIRPEQRKALMANSIVADFYEKAIDRESAYERLTGAVGASAGQTQAPPVQVEKPGFFGSIFGARGGKPAPAAPPALPTVPKRPAGRQPDTFATMIAKSATRTVTTAVVGGLTRQIMRGVLGGIMGGRRR
- a CDS encoding DUF2249 domain-containing protein; protein product: MNQRIVTLDVREDIRSGREPFERIMRAVAGLKGNEQFMLVAPFEPVPLYAVLARQGFSHQSKATPGGDCEVLFTRGGSGPAKPNPGTARSHPRSCTGPPVVEVDARGLEPPQPLVTILEALASLPEGAALRARTDRRPMHLYAHLEERGFVGETEEQADGSFITHVRRR
- a CDS encoding cupin domain-containing protein, giving the protein MSEQPLLDAKSEKIISLVQETQFAPNGIVSRTLLRTPTVRVVLFGFAEGQELTEHTSTQQALIQVLSGECEFSLAGKPHQLKPGDFLHMPPNVPHAVKATKQFSMLLTLFKPA
- a CDS encoding cbb3-type cytochrome c oxidase subunit I is translated as MSDAVKTMIPRAVSSPGTTSVSSLNAPSIALPLRFLAAGLLALFTGVVLLVLRPEMLATYHYNQYVIAVTHLFVLGWICTVVMGAMYQLVPVALETRLHSERLAAWQFALHLVGFAGMVWMFWAWNMKQVGHFGCVLTVGVGLFVYNIARTLLRVPRWNVVAAAIASALGWLSLAVCAGLTIAVGKCSYDSAAALAPGNPFGTLLVGLKAVAALVARFDQISAMHAHAHLGALGVFVMLIVGISYKLVPMFTLSEIQSPRRAGASVLLLNVGLLGSFVAVLLRHPLKMAFALVVVAGLACFGIELLAILRARKRATLDWGMRYFLTALSLLGPLAILALGLSWPGLPLTALTGQLENVYGFLALMGVVSFAIIGMFYKILPFLVWYGSYSRQIGLCKVPSLADLYSPALQVAGYWLYVASLAGTSIAIVLGNAAAVRGGLLLLGLGLGTLALNVIKILSHLIRPQIQPLTLRRAAAASL